A window of Methanolobus sediminis contains these coding sequences:
- a CDS encoding 50S ribosomal protein L22: MARIGYSIEMDPAVSSKAMGSELHISPKKSRELCKAIKGMRTSVAQKYLEDVVIMKQAVPFKRHCDGSGHRKGPMANGRYPVKVAEAFLKILENAKSNAEYKGLDPEHMYIVHTAAKRGRVIHGMRPRARGRGSPSNTDTVNVEIILNEVR; the protein is encoded by the coding sequence ATGGCAAGAATTGGATATTCAATTGAGATGGACCCTGCTGTAAGTTCAAAGGCAATGGGTTCTGAGCTTCACATCTCCCCGAAAAAGTCACGTGAACTCTGTAAAGCGATCAAAGGCATGCGTACCAGTGTTGCCCAGAAGTACCTTGAAGATGTAGTGATTATGAAGCAGGCAGTACCTTTCAAGAGGCACTGTGATGGTTCTGGTCACAGAAAAGGTCCAATGGCAAACGGCAGATATCCTGTAAAGGTTGCTGAGGCATTCCTTAAGATTCTGGAAAATGCTAAGAGCAATGCTGAATATAAGGGACTTGACCCTGAGCACATGTACATTGTACATACTGCTGCAAAACGCGGACGTGTGATCCATGGTATGAGGCCAAGAGCACGCGGACGTGGCAGTCCAAGTAACACAGATACTGTGAACGTTGAGATTATTTTGAACGAGGTGCGCTAA
- a CDS encoding uL15m family ribosomal protein produces the protein MTSKKTNTKKFRGSRTCGGGTTKNRRGAGNRGGRGRCGENAHHHTRALQLGYIRGHQKGFTRPLKVLNDASIVNVGELDELADQLVEDGFAELQDGTYAIDLAVLDIDKVLGSGKVSKKLAITAAAFSASAKEKIEGAGGSCTEIEE, from the coding sequence ATGACATCTAAGAAAACCAACACAAAGAAGTTCAGAGGTTCACGTACATGTGGTGGCGGAACTACCAAGAACAGACGTGGTGCAGGTAACCGTGGTGGAAGAGGTAGATGTGGTGAGAATGCTCACCACCATACTCGTGCACTGCAGCTCGGATATATCCGCGGGCACCAGAAAGGATTCACTCGTCCATTGAAAGTATTGAACGATGCTTCAATTGTAAACGTCGGTGAACTTGATGAGCTTGCTGATCAGCTTGTCGAAGACGGTTTTGCAGAACTTCAGGATGGCACCTATGCCATCGACCTTGCAGTTCTTGATATCGACAAGGTACTCGGTTCTGGCAAAGTTTCAAAGAAGCTTGCAATCACAGCAGCTGCATTCTCTGCCAGTGCTAAAGAAAAGATTGAAGGTGCAGGTGGATCTTGCACCGAGATAGAAGAGTAA
- a CDS encoding 30S ribosomal protein S14: MVQTTKSFGRGASECKRCGRKQGLVRKYGIYLCRHCFREVAHDMGFEKYT, encoded by the coding sequence ATGGTACAAACCACAAAGAGCTTTGGAAGAGGAGCAAGCGAATGCAAGAGATGTGGAAGAAAACAGGGTCTTGTAAGGAAATACGGTATTTACCTTTGCAGACACTGCTTCCGTGAAGTTGCCCACGATATGGGATTTGAAAAGTATACGTGA
- a CDS encoding 30S ribosomal protein S8 produces the protein MVLLDPLADALSTIKNAEAIGKDSCIIKPASKLIGTVLKVMQDRGYVGEFEFVEDGKAGVYKVELIGRINKCGAIKPRYSVGAADFERWEKQFLPAKNFGTLILTTSNGVMSQYEARENNVGGQLLAYVY, from the coding sequence ATGGTATTATTAGATCCACTCGCTGATGCTTTGTCTACAATCAAGAACGCAGAAGCAATTGGTAAAGATTCCTGTATCATCAAACCCGCATCTAAACTCATAGGCACCGTACTGAAAGTAATGCAGGACCGTGGCTATGTAGGTGAATTCGAATTTGTCGAAGACGGTAAAGCGGGTGTTTACAAGGTAGAACTCATTGGTAGGATCAACAAGTGTGGTGCTATCAAACCACGTTATTCAGTAGGTGCTGCAGACTTTGAGAGATGGGAAAAACAGTTCCTTCCTGCAAAGAACTTCGGAACACTGATACTTACAACATCTAATGGTGTAATGTCACAGTACGAGGCACGTGAGAATAACGTCGGTGGACAGTTACTTGCATATGTGTACTGA
- a CDS encoding 50S ribosomal protein L18: MATGPKYKVAFRRRREGRTDYHQRLRLLLSKEDRVVVRKSSRHMQVQLVAPTPEGDKTLSAAISTELKKYGYDAPTGNTTAAYLTGLLFGYRALSKGYDYGVLDIGLQASSSGSRVYATLKGIVDAGFEIPHDSSVLPSDERVRGEHVAEYMEDSNLPELFDAVKEKISAEFN; encoded by the coding sequence ATGGCAACAGGACCCAAATATAAAGTCGCATTCAGGCGACGAAGAGAAGGGCGTACTGATTACCACCAGAGATTGAGGTTACTCCTTTCAAAGGAAGACCGTGTGGTAGTACGCAAGAGTTCAAGGCACATGCAGGTCCAGCTTGTAGCTCCAACACCTGAAGGAGACAAAACTCTTTCAGCTGCAATTTCAACAGAACTTAAGAAATATGGATATGATGCACCAACCGGAAACACAACAGCAGCATATCTTACAGGTCTGTTATTCGGTTACAGAGCACTGAGCAAGGGATATGATTACGGCGTTCTTGATATAGGACTCCAGGCATCATCATCCGGATCACGTGTATATGCAACCTTGAAAGGCATCGTAGATGCAGGATTCGAAATTCCTCATGACTCATCTGTTCTTCCTTCAGATGAGAGAGTAAGAGGAGAACACGTAGCAGAGTACATGGAAGACTCAAATCTGCCTGAACTGTTTGATGCAGTTAAGGAAAAGATCTCTGCAGAGTTCAATTAG
- a CDS encoding 50S ribosomal protein L5 has protein sequence MRTPVVEKVVVHMGVGESGQHLVDAEGILSEITGQTVVRTYSKRTLPAFGIKKNEPIGCKVTLRSDLAEEFLKTALGIVESKLRLSQFDKYGNVAFGIEEHTDFPGMKYDPQIGIFGMDINVVVNRPGYRINKRRIVKRKIPSSHRITKEDTIAFFKDEYSVEVI, from the coding sequence ATGAGAACACCTGTAGTTGAAAAGGTCGTTGTTCACATGGGTGTCGGCGAAAGTGGTCAGCACCTTGTAGATGCTGAAGGAATTCTTAGTGAGATTACCGGTCAGACCGTTGTAAGGACTTATTCAAAGAGGACTCTTCCAGCATTCGGTATCAAGAAGAATGAACCAATTGGATGTAAGGTCACACTCAGATCTGACCTGGCAGAAGAGTTCCTTAAGACAGCACTTGGTATTGTAGAGAGCAAGCTTCGATTATCCCAGTTCGACAAATACGGAAACGTTGCTTTTGGTATTGAAGAACACACTGACTTCCCTGGAATGAAATACGATCCGCAGATAGGTATCTTTGGAATGGATATCAATGTAGTTGTAAACCGTCCAGGTTACAGGATCAACAAAAGAAGGATAGTCAAGAGGAAGATCCCATCATCTCACAGAATTACAAAAGAGGATACAATTGCTTTCTTCAAAGACGAATACTCCGTGGAGGTAATATAA
- a CDS encoding 50S ribosomal protein L6: MAKEIKKTIAIPEGVTVTMQGKLLSVTGPKGKIERDFWYPDVKVEVAGSEIIVDSTVMKKTQKAMVGTFASHIRNMIKGVSEGFEYRMKVVYSHFPMQLKVEGDRLTIGNFLGEKKPRTAKILGETKVKASGDEVVVTGNNKEDVGQTAANIEQTTRIKRFDPRVFQDGIYTVEKIV; encoded by the coding sequence ATGGCAAAAGAAATAAAGAAAACAATCGCAATCCCTGAAGGCGTGACCGTCACAATGCAGGGTAAGCTCCTGTCAGTCACAGGCCCAAAAGGCAAGATTGAAAGGGACTTCTGGTACCCTGATGTTAAGGTAGAGGTTGCAGGTTCAGAGATCATTGTGGACTCTACAGTCATGAAGAAGACTCAGAAAGCAATGGTCGGTACTTTCGCATCTCACATAAGAAATATGATAAAGGGTGTTTCCGAGGGATTCGAATATCGCATGAAGGTCGTTTACTCTCACTTCCCTATGCAGCTTAAGGTTGAAGGGGACAGGTTGACGATCGGCAACTTCCTTGGTGAGAAGAAGCCAAGAACTGCAAAGATCCTCGGAGAGACCAAGGTAAAGGCTTCAGGTGACGAGGTAGTTGTTACAGGTAACAACAAGGAAGATGTAGGACAGACAGCTGCCAACATCGAGCAGACAACAAGGATCAAGAGATTCGACCCTCGTGTATTCCAGGACGGAATATATACTGTGGAGAAGATAGTGTAG
- a CDS encoding 30S ribosomal protein S4e yields the protein MGKHQKRISVPNSWQISKKSNKWITSTRPGPHNKQQSIPLGVVLRDMLGVVDTRAEAKRVLSEGNVLVDGVIRKDLRFPVGLLDVITIPLENVAYRMLLDRKGRLEVHKLADVNANKLCRINGKTIIKGGAVQLNLNDGTNLVGSNDYKPKDSLILSLPDKAIVKHLKYEVGNLAMIVGGRHTGEIGTIKEINTVRSSRHNTVAISGDYEFETIEDFVVVIGEKEPEIKLGGEVVE from the coding sequence GTGGGCAAACATCAGAAAAGAATATCTGTCCCTAACAGCTGGCAGATATCAAAGAAATCCAACAAATGGATCACATCAACAAGGCCAGGTCCACATAACAAGCAGCAGAGCATTCCTCTGGGTGTAGTTCTCAGGGATATGCTGGGTGTAGTAGATACTCGTGCAGAAGCAAAGCGCGTTCTTTCCGAAGGTAATGTGCTTGTTGATGGTGTCATCAGAAAGGATCTCAGGTTCCCTGTAGGTCTTTTAGACGTAATTACAATCCCTCTTGAAAATGTGGCATACCGTATGCTTCTGGACCGCAAGGGAAGACTTGAAGTTCACAAGCTTGCAGATGTAAATGCAAACAAGCTTTGCAGAATTAACGGTAAGACTATAATAAAAGGTGGAGCTGTACAGCTTAACCTTAATGACGGTACAAACCTCGTAGGTTCTAATGATTATAAACCAAAGGATTCACTTATCCTCTCCCTGCCTGACAAGGCAATTGTCAAGCACCTGAAATATGAGGTAGGTAACCTTGCAATGATTGTCGGTGGAAGGCACACTGGCGAGATTGGAACCATCAAGGAAATCAACACCGTAAGAAGTTCCAGGCACAACACAGTCGCAATCTCCGGTGACTATGAGTTCGAGACAATCGAGGACTTTGTAGTTGTAATCGGCGAGAAGGAACCTGAGATCAAACTAGGTGGTGAGGTAGTTGAGTAA
- a CDS encoding 50S ribosomal protein L14: MRGIRSTVPRALNAGAKIDCIDNTGARVVEIISVKGYRGVKNRYPRAGIGNMCVVSVKKGTPEMRKQILLAVVVRQKQEFRRPDGLRVAFEDNAVVIVDKDGIPKGTDFKGPVAREAAERFPKIGTTASIVV, from the coding sequence ATGAGGGGTATAAGATCTACCGTTCCACGTGCACTCAACGCAGGTGCTAAAATCGACTGTATAGACAATACAGGTGCACGTGTAGTTGAGATTATCTCTGTAAAGGGCTACAGAGGTGTTAAGAACAGATACCCAAGGGCTGGTATAGGCAATATGTGCGTTGTTTCCGTAAAGAAAGGAACTCCGGAGATGCGCAAACAGATTCTCCTTGCAGTGGTTGTACGCCAGAAGCAGGAGTTCCGCCGTCCAGACGGTCTGAGGGTTGCTTTTGAAGACAATGCGGTAGTCATTGTTGACAAGGATGGAATTCCAAAGGGAACTGACTTTAAGGGACCGGTTGCAAGGGAAGCTGCAGAAAGATTCCCAAAGATCGGTACAACCGCATCTATTGTAGTGTGA
- a CDS encoding 50S ribosomal protein L23: protein MSVIKYPFITEKAMMLLEDNKLQFIVDSRANKKQIKADVMKMYGFPVTSVCTMSTMKGLKKAVVTFEGVDAAHEIATRIGLM from the coding sequence ATGAGCGTCATCAAATATCCGTTTATTACTGAAAAAGCAATGATGTTGCTGGAAGACAACAAACTCCAGTTTATTGTTGATTCCCGCGCAAACAAGAAGCAGATCAAGGCCGATGTAATGAAGATGTACGGATTCCCTGTAACATCTGTCTGCACAATGAGCACAATGAAGGGTCTTAAGAAAGCTGTCGTTACTTTCGAAGGAGTCGATGCTGCTCATGAGATCGCAACCAGGATTGGCCTGATGTGA
- a CDS encoding 30S ribosomal protein S17: MVRDIGLDVPAPEEECDDVNCPFHGTLPVRGQVLVGTVVSDKMDKTVVIQRKHEMLIKKYQRYEKRQSKIHAHNPPCIDAKVGDVVTVAECRPLSKTKSYVVIKAEAQE; encoded by the coding sequence ATGGTTAGAGATATTGGATTGGATGTCCCTGCTCCTGAAGAGGAGTGTGACGATGTCAATTGTCCATTCCATGGAACACTCCCAGTTCGCGGACAGGTTCTTGTAGGAACCGTTGTAAGCGATAAAATGGACAAGACAGTGGTCATCCAGCGTAAACATGAAATGCTGATCAAAAAGTATCAGAGATACGAAAAGAGGCAATCCAAGATCCACGCACACAACCCTCCATGCATTGATGCAAAGGTTGGAGATGTTGTGACAGTGGCAGAATGCAGACCTCTTAGTAAGACAAAATCATATGTAGTCATCAAGGCGGAGGCACAGGAATGA
- a CDS encoding 50S ribosomal protein L32e, whose protein sequence is MDDKTKRLFKVRKIQKLKKPVFRRTDGHKYKRLDENWRRPRGIQGKQRRHYKGKGCIVQVGYGSPAAVKGLHPSGYAEVLVCNISQLDNVNAEVEAIRIAAKVGGRKKALIEAKAAELSIKILNPTRGE, encoded by the coding sequence ATGGATGATAAAACTAAACGCCTTTTTAAGGTAAGGAAAATCCAGAAGCTCAAAAAACCTGTGTTCAGGAGAACTGATGGTCACAAGTACAAGCGTCTGGATGAAAACTGGAGGCGTCCAAGAGGTATCCAGGGCAAGCAGCGCAGGCATTACAAAGGAAAGGGTTGTATCGTACAGGTAGGATACGGAAGCCCTGCTGCTGTAAAGGGTTTACACCCATCCGGATATGCAGAAGTCCTTGTCTGTAACATTTCACAGCTTGACAATGTCAATGCAGAGGTGGAAGCTATCAGGATCGCTGCAAAAGTAGGCGGAAGAAAGAAGGCACTCATAGAGGCAAAGGCTGCAGAGCTTTCCATAAAGATCCTCAACCCAACAAGAGGCGAGTAA
- a CDS encoding 50S ribosomal protein L19e — protein sequence MTDLTNQKRIAAAVLGCGVNRVWLDPEAAEDIAVAITRADIRELIAAGSIKAVQAKGVSRGRARERDAKRKYGHRKGHGKRKGKKGARNPRKEQWMKKIRALRKELKQMREDGSLDRSTYCKVYRKAKGGEYRSVAHLKAHLESAKLIKHEA from the coding sequence ATGACCGATCTGACAAACCAGAAGAGGATCGCTGCAGCAGTATTGGGCTGTGGTGTCAACAGGGTATGGCTTGACCCGGAAGCCGCTGAAGATATTGCAGTAGCTATCACAAGAGCTGACATCCGTGAGCTCATTGCAGCAGGCAGCATCAAGGCAGTCCAGGCAAAAGGTGTAAGCCGTGGACGTGCAAGAGAAAGAGATGCAAAGCGCAAGTACGGTCACCGTAAAGGACACGGTAAGAGGAAAGGTAAGAAGGGCGCACGTAATCCTCGCAAGGAGCAGTGGATGAAGAAGATCCGTGCTCTGAGAAAGGAACTTAAACAGATGCGTGAAGATGGCTCACTTGACAGGTCAACCTATTGTAAGGTTTACCGCAAGGCAAAGGGTGGAGAATACCGCAGTGTAGCTCACCTTAAAGCACACCTTGAGTCAGCTAAGCTCATAAAGCACGAGGCATAA
- a CDS encoding 30S ribosomal protein S3, which yields MAIEKKFVQEGYVKASMNEYFAKQLSKAGYGGMEINRTPMGTQITVYAEKPGMVIGKAGKVIRKLTRDIDRMYDMDNPQIDAQEVKKPELNAQMMATRLASSIERGWYFRKAGHNTLRAIMNSGALGCEIVISGKLTGARSRVEKLVDGYIKHAGKPAEDMVDEGFAVAVKKLGTLGCKVRIIPPGVVLPDAFDIRADVVDEVVEAVAPEVAKADVTELVGKESEGEVADEEETVEVAEEVAEAGVAEEASAEEVEEESCAEEASESDDSIPVEDLGDEQRRLVEGVWQHKHEGYDYWHPVARVHKE from the coding sequence ATGGCAATAGAGAAGAAATTCGTTCAGGAAGGATATGTAAAAGCTTCAATGAATGAATATTTCGCAAAACAGCTCAGCAAAGCAGGTTACGGTGGAATGGAGATCAACCGTACTCCTATGGGTACCCAGATCACTGTATATGCTGAGAAGCCAGGCATGGTCATTGGTAAAGCTGGTAAGGTCATCCGTAAGCTTACACGCGATATCGACAGAATGTACGATATGGACAACCCCCAGATCGATGCTCAGGAAGTTAAAAAGCCAGAGCTCAATGCCCAGATGATGGCAACACGCCTTGCTTCTTCCATTGAAAGAGGCTGGTATTTCAGAAAAGCCGGTCATAATACCCTCAGGGCTATTATGAACTCCGGTGCACTGGGCTGTGAGATAGTTATTTCAGGTAAGTTGACAGGTGCAAGGTCAAGGGTTGAGAAACTCGTTGACGGATACATCAAGCACGCTGGAAAACCTGCTGAAGATATGGTTGATGAGGGATTCGCAGTAGCTGTCAAGAAGCTGGGAACCCTTGGATGTAAAGTAAGGATCATTCCTCCAGGAGTTGTACTTCCTGATGCTTTTGATATCAGAGCCGATGTTGTTGACGAGGTTGTAGAAGCAGTTGCACCAGAAGTTGCAAAGGCTGATGTCACAGAACTTGTCGGTAAGGAGTCAGAAGGCGAGGTTGCAGACGAAGAGGAAACAGTGGAAGTTGCCGAAGAGGTTGCAGAAGCAGGAGTCGCAGAAGAAGCTTCAGCTGAGGAAGTTGAGGAAGAATCCTGTGCAGAAGAGGCATCTGAATCTGATGATTCAATTCCGGTAGAGGATCTCGGAGATGAACAGCGCAGGCTGGTTGAAGGTGTATGGCAGCATAAGCACGAAGGCTATGACTACTGGCACCCAGTCGCACGTGTTCACAAGGAGTGA
- the rplX gene encoding 50S ribosomal protein L24: MVTNQPRKQRKARYTAPLHIKQKYMGASLSKDLRDKYGRRSASVIVGDTVKVMRGDHAGTTGKVEAISLKHGTIVVEGVTVSKADGTEVARPVYPSNVMITTLDMKDKRREEVINNR, from the coding sequence ATGGTAACAAATCAGCCAAGAAAACAGAGAAAGGCAAGGTATACTGCTCCTCTGCACATCAAACAGAAGTACATGGGTGCTTCTCTTTCCAAGGATCTCCGCGACAAATACGGCCGCCGCAGTGCCAGCGTTATCGTTGGTGACACTGTGAAGGTAATGCGTGGGGACCATGCAGGAACAACCGGTAAGGTAGAGGCAATTTCCCTGAAGCACGGAACCATCGTTGTAGAAGGTGTTACCGTTTCCAAGGCAGATGGAACTGAGGTTGCAAGACCTGTCTACCCTTCAAATGTGATGATCACAACCCTCGATATGAAAGACAAACGCAGAGAAGAAGTAATCAATAACAGGTGA
- a CDS encoding 30S ribosomal protein S19, with translation MAKKSSSRLPKRKGEYTYRGKTVAELQALDVDEFIGMLPARERRTLKRGYTEGRKSLVQQLKDGKDNLRTHYRDIIIFPDMVSKTVEVYNGKSFVAFEIQPEMIGHRFGEFAPTRSRVSHGSAGVGATRSSKFVPLK, from the coding sequence ATGGCAAAGAAATCATCATCAAGATTACCAAAACGAAAAGGTGAATATACCTACCGTGGAAAGACGGTAGCAGAACTCCAGGCTCTGGACGTCGATGAGTTTATCGGCATGCTTCCTGCACGTGAACGCCGCACTCTTAAGAGGGGCTACACTGAAGGCAGGAAGAGTCTTGTCCAGCAGCTAAAAGACGGTAAAGACAACTTGAGGACTCACTACAGGGACATTATCATCTTCCCTGATATGGTCAGCAAGACTGTAGAAGTATACAACGGCAAGTCATTTGTGGCATTTGAGATTCAGCCTGAAATGATCGGACACAGGTTCGGAGAATTCGCACCAACTCGCTCAAGAGTATCTCACGGTAGCGCTGGTGTAGGAGCAACCCGTTCAAGCAAGTTCGTGCCACTTAAGTAA
- the rpmC gene encoding 50S ribosomal protein L29, translating to MAILRMNEIRDMSPEERMDELEKMRDELIRERALSSAGGAPDNPGRIGELRKTVARIKTVQKEMKEI from the coding sequence ATGGCAATTCTTCGCATGAACGAGATTCGGGACATGTCCCCGGAAGAAAGAATGGACGAACTTGAGAAAATGAGAGATGAGCTCATTCGCGAGCGTGCTCTTTCATCTGCAGGTGGTGCGCCTGACAACCCTGGAAGAATCGGGGAACTCAGGAAAACCGTTGCAAGGATAAAGACCGTCCAGAAGGAAATGAAGGAGATCTGA
- a CDS encoding 30S ribosomal protein S5 — MAYEYEEEWVPQTRLGKLVQEGQITSMDEVIDSGLPVRESQIIDILLPDLEDEVLDINMVQRMTDSGRRVKFRATVIVGNGNGFVGLGQAKDVQVGPAIRKAISNAKINIIKVKRGCGSWECACGLEHTVPSQVRGKAGSVLVELKPAPRGLGLAAGDTARKVLEKAGIKDVWTRTEGTTRTTLNFAKATFNALENTCVVRMPANHGKKEA, encoded by the coding sequence ATGGCATACGAATATGAAGAAGAATGGGTTCCACAAACCAGACTTGGAAAACTCGTTCAAGAAGGGCAGATCACTTCCATGGACGAGGTAATCGATTCAGGTCTTCCTGTAAGGGAATCCCAGATTATCGATATCCTTTTACCTGATCTTGAAGATGAGGTTCTGGATATCAACATGGTCCAGAGAATGACTGACTCCGGACGTCGTGTAAAGTTCAGAGCAACAGTTATTGTTGGTAATGGAAACGGCTTTGTCGGTCTTGGACAGGCAAAGGATGTTCAGGTCGGACCTGCTATCAGGAAGGCTATCAGCAACGCAAAGATCAACATAATCAAGGTAAAGCGTGGATGCGGTTCATGGGAATGCGCATGCGGTCTTGAGCACACAGTTCCTTCACAGGTACGTGGAAAGGCTGGCAGTGTTCTTGTAGAGCTTAAACCAGCACCACGTGGACTTGGTCTTGCTGCAGGAGACACTGCAAGGAAAGTTCTTGAGAAGGCAGGCATTAAAGATGTCTGGACAAGGACTGAAGGTACTACCAGAACAACCCTGAACTTCGCAAAGGCTACATTTAACGCACTGGAAAACACATGTGTTGTAAGAATGCCTGCAAACCATGGCAAGAAGGAGGCTTAA
- the rnp1 gene encoding ribonuclease P protein component 1, producing the protein MEITPSNLVFHELIGLQVEVAGSSNSALKAISGKVVNETRNMLIIQTKDRTDKMVQKNGTTFVFQIPAHLSDKHAERYVKVNGNLLLSQPENRTKNIKKYT; encoded by the coding sequence TTGGAGATAACTCCTTCAAATCTGGTCTTCCATGAACTAATCGGATTACAGGTGGAAGTTGCAGGGTCTTCTAACTCTGCACTAAAAGCCATAAGTGGAAAAGTGGTCAACGAAACAAGGAATATGCTGATTATTCAAACAAAGGATAGAACTGATAAAATGGTTCAAAAAAACGGTACAACCTTTGTGTTTCAGATTCCTGCCCATCTGTCCGATAAGCATGCTGAGAGGTATGTTAAAGTGAATGGAAACCTTCTGCTCTCACAACCTGAGAACAGGACAAAGAACATAAAAAAATACACATGA
- a CDS encoding 50S ribosomal protein L30 — MYALIRVRGDVNVRGNIKDTLKMLRLHKVNHCVLLADNPHNAGMIQKVKDYVAFGVISADSLAEVLANRGRLEGDVRLTDEYVAENTDYDSIKSFAQAVCDGNATLKDVPKLKPVFRLHPPRKGHAGIKRTVQQGGVLGNHGEDINKLLKKMR; from the coding sequence ATGTACGCTTTGATCAGGGTACGTGGTGACGTAAATGTCAGGGGTAACATTAAGGATACTCTTAAGATGCTCCGTCTGCACAAGGTAAACCACTGTGTCCTCCTTGCTGACAATCCTCACAACGCAGGAATGATCCAGAAAGTAAAGGACTATGTTGCATTTGGTGTAATCAGTGCAGATTCACTTGCAGAGGTGCTTGCAAACCGTGGAAGACTTGAAGGTGACGTAAGACTTACTGATGAGTATGTAGCAGAAAACACAGACTACGACTCAATCAAGTCATTTGCACAGGCAGTCTGTGATGGAAATGCAACTCTTAAGGATGTTCCAAAGCTGAAACCTGTATTCAGGCTCCATCCTCCAAGGAAAGGTCACGCAGGTATCAAGAGAACAGTCCAGCAGGGCGGTGTACTTGGTAACCACGGCGAAGATATCAACAAATTACTGAAGAAAATGAGGTAA
- a CDS encoding 50S ribosomal protein L2 → MTKRIISQNRGRGTPTYRAPSHKYKAALKHPRVDEEDTLYGTVIEITHDPARSAPIVKVSFENGEERLILAPEGIAIGEKIACGISAEIKPGNILPLAEIPEGIPVCNIESKPNDGGHFARASGVYATVVSHDRGKTVVQMPSGEMKWLNPKCRATIGIVAGGGRVDRPFLKAGKKYHKMKTRAAKYPRVSGVAMNTIDHPFGGGNRKHPGKPTTVGRNAPPGRKVGQIAARRTGKR, encoded by the coding sequence ATGACAAAGAGAATCATATCACAGAACAGGGGTCGCGGAACTCCTACATACAGGGCTCCATCACACAAGTACAAAGCTGCACTTAAACACCCACGTGTCGATGAAGAAGACACATTGTACGGTACAGTTATTGAGATTACACACGATCCGGCTCGTTCAGCACCAATCGTCAAAGTTTCTTTCGAGAATGGTGAAGAGCGCCTGATCCTTGCTCCTGAAGGTATAGCAATTGGTGAGAAGATCGCCTGCGGAATTTCAGCTGAGATCAAACCTGGTAACATCCTGCCTCTTGCAGAGATCCCGGAAGGTATCCCCGTCTGTAACATTGAGTCCAAGCCAAATGACGGCGGACACTTCGCACGCGCATCAGGTGTTTATGCAACAGTTGTGTCCCACGACCGTGGAAAGACTGTTGTTCAGATGCCATCAGGTGAGATGAAGTGGTTAAATCCTAAATGCCGTGCAACAATCGGTATTGTTGCTGGTGGTGGAAGGGTCGACAGGCCATTCCTTAAGGCAGGTAAGAAGTACCACAAGATGAAGACAAGAGCTGCAAAATATCCTCGTGTATCAGGTGTTGCTATGAATACCATTGACCACCCATTCGGTGGAGGTAACCGCAAGCACCCTGGTAAGCCAACAACAGTTGGAAGGAATGCACCTCCTGGACGTAAGGTAGGTCAGATCGCAGCACGCAGGACCGGAAAGCGTTAA